The Oscillospiraceae bacterium genome contains the following window.
ATGAGGTCGGCCGCACCAGCATCCCCGGCATCTTCGCCAGCGGCGATGCCGTCAAGGGTGCCCGCACTGTGGTCGAGGCCGTGGCCTACAGCAAAAATGTGGCCGAGGCCATGCACGAGTACATGCAGACCCTGCCGCCCGACCTGCCCGATGAGTACGCAAATGTGCCTGTGGCAGAGTATGATGAGGGAAACTAAGTAAATAAAAACACCCCTGCGCCAATTTAACGGCACGGGGGTGTTTTGCTGTACTGCGCGATGAAATATTTCCGGGACGCATGTAGGGCGGCCAGCCCTCTGGCCGCCGTGCCCGTTTACGGCGGTGAGAAACTTTGTGTTTTACCCCTCCCTACAAAATCAACCGTAAAAGGGGAGTGCCGTAAACCAGCGGGCCGGGCGTGCCCGGCCCCTACCGCGCGGCTTACCTTTTCCTTGCAAACTCCCTTGCATGCTTCACAAACTCCCGCGCGGCGGGGGAGAGCACCCCGCGCGACAGGCACGCCAGCCCGATGGTGCGCTTGGCGGCCGGCTCCAACTGCAGGACTTGACACCCTGCGCTGGCGGCACCCTCCTTGAACATCAGCTCGGGCATCAGGGCAAGGCCCTGCCCGCAGGCTACCATGGCGATCATGCTCTGGTCGTCCACGATGTAGCAGCGGCTCGACACATGCAGGTCATTCTTTTTGAAATAGCTCTGGATGTCGGCGTCCACATCGGACTGCTGACTGACAAAGGGCCGGCCGCGCAGCTCCTCGGCCCGGACAACACCGGGGCGGCGGGGCTTGTAGTCGGGCGGCGCAAGGCAGATGAGCCGGTCATCGTAGAGAGGCTCAAAATCCAGATCGCGGGCGCTGGAGTTGGACAGAAAACCCAGTTCTACCGCGCCGGTTTTCAGCCAGCCGGTAATGTCATCATAGGAGCCCTGATAGATCTGCACATCAATGCCGGGGAATGCCGCGCGGAAGCCCGGCACGATCTTCGGCAGCCATGTCACGCAGGCCGAGTTGAACACCCCCAGCCGCAGCGCACCCTTGTGCATGCCGTTGATCTGGGCAATGGACTGCTCCAGCGATTCGCTGCTTGCCAGCATCTGCTGGATCGCGGGCATCA
Protein-coding sequences here:
- a CDS encoding LysR family transcriptional regulator, which codes for MTLTDCQLLSIVAQLGTFAAAAERLHITPSAVSHAVSGVEAECGFPLFTRTKSGVTLTAAAENLMPAIQQMLASSESLEQSIAQINGMHKGALRLGVFNSACVTWLPKIVPGFRAAFPGIDVQIYQGSYDDITGWLKTGAVELGFLSNSSARDLDFEPLYDDRLICLAPPDYKPRRPGVVRAEELRGRPFVSQQSDVDADIQSYFKKNDLHVSSRCYIVDDQSMIAMVACGQGLALMPELMFKEGAASAGCQVLQLEPAAKRTIGLACLSRGVLSPAAREFVKHAREFARKR